One window of Candidatus Tiamatella incendiivivens genomic DNA carries:
- a CDS encoding MoxR family ATPase, with translation MEDILERKVAELYGSIIKQRTPIRNPHLALEVLEKEYKLVVDERIVTLTFAAFYNGRPVLFEGPPGTGKTEIGYALLELWSGKQPFILPCSENYDEYRVIGDFHPLMAMKLGFNEESFTPRPLLSALLLDTGILIDEVRRSSEEFQNMVLDIIDKRRIIIPELKRYYKANELGFQVIFTSNPEDIGQNELSDAFLRRVIRLEFDYPPSNIEERIMELRALSKPILGGDVLSFMSEVIEMLRKSPALYKPGTSDLVEWGRLSQIIAQLYEREKVTIEDAIEAAYAVLLKRLEDNELVEKTLRDAGSHIDL, from the coding sequence ATGGAAGATATTCTTGAAAGGAAGGTTGCCGAACTTTATGGAAGCATAATAAAACAGAGGACTCCTATTAGAAATCCTCATCTAGCATTGGAGGTCTTGGAGAAGGAATATAAGCTTGTGGTAGATGAGAGAATAGTTACACTTACATTTGCCGCTTTCTATAATGGGCGGCCTGTGCTTTTTGAGGGCCCCCCAGGTACTGGTAAAACTGAAATAGGGTATGCATTACTTGAACTGTGGTCTGGAAAGCAGCCCTTCATTCTCCCATGTAGCGAAAACTATGATGAATATAGGGTTATAGGCGATTTCCATCCATTAATGGCTATGAAACTAGGCTTTAACGAGGAATCCTTCACACCCCGTCCTTTATTATCAGCATTACTGCTTGATACTGGAATCCTTATTGACGAGGTTAGACGGAGTAGCGAGGAGTTCCAAAATATGGTTTTAGATATTATTGATAAAAGAAGGATAATAATACCGGAATTGAAAAGATATTATAAAGCAAATGAATTAGGGTTCCAAGTAATTTTTACAAGCAACCCTGAGGATATTGGCCAGAACGAGCTAAGTGATGCTTTTCTAAGAAGGGTTATTAGATTGGAGTTCGATTACCCTCCATCCAACATTGAGGAAAGGATCATGGAGTTGCGGGCACTAAGTAAGCCTATTCTAGGAGGAGATGTCCTATCGTTCATGTCTGAAGTGATAGAGATGCTTAGAAAGTCCCCAGCACTATATAAACCTGGGACTTCAGATCTTGTCGAATGGGGGAGGCTCTCACAGATAATTGCCCAGCTTTACGAGAGAGAGAAAGTTACAATAGAGGATGCTATTGAGGCTGCCTATGCTGTTTTACTCAAAAGATTAGAGGATAATGAACTTGTTGAAAAGACTCTGAGAGATGCGGGGAGCCATATTGACCTCTGA
- a CDS encoding 50S ribosomal protein L22 yields MPVWEYSFKARDESNLARAVLKDVPVHPKVMYEVLNTVRGKPLDEAMDFLERVIEKKEAVPFRRYRGKQAHKKGLGAKWGWSAGRYPVKAATYILKLLRNVENNADVKGLDIERLRIKHIAAHKGMVIKRWMPRAYGRSSPKYKISSHVEVVVEEVR; encoded by the coding sequence GTGCCTGTATGGGAGTATTCTTTTAAAGCAAGAGACGAGTCTAACCTGGCCAGGGCTGTGCTTAAAGATGTACCAGTACACCCGAAAGTTATGTATGAAGTCTTGAACACCGTAAGAGGTAAGCCTCTAGATGAAGCTATGGACTTCTTGGAACGAGTAATAGAGAAAAAAGAAGCAGTTCCATTTAGGAGGTACCGTGGAAAGCAAGCCCATAAAAAAGGTCTAGGTGCAAAATGGGGCTGGTCTGCCGGTAGATACCCTGTTAAAGCAGCTACATATATTTTGAAGCTATTAAGGAACGTTGAGAATAATGCTGACGTCAAGGGTCTAGATATAGAGAGGCTAAGGATCAAACATATTGCAGCTCATAAAGGAATGGTGATAAAAAGATGGATGCCCCGGGCTTACGGTAGGTCAAGCCCGAAATACAAGATTAGTAGCCACGTGGAGGTTGTTGTAGAAGAGGTGCGATGA
- a CDS encoding 30S ribosomal protein S19, with protein sequence MQEIPAEWKKFAYRGKSLEELFNMSMDEFVKMLPSRQRRSLRRGFTQAQIKLLLKVRKARQKIAQGKKVVVKTHVRDMIILPEMIGVTIAVYNGKEYVPIRIIPEMVGHYLGEFSPSTKIVQHGEPGLKATRSSLHIAQK encoded by the coding sequence ATGCAGGAAATACCGGCTGAATGGAAGAAATTCGCCTACAGGGGGAAGTCGCTAGAAGAACTCTTTAACATGTCTATGGACGAGTTCGTTAAGATGCTGCCCTCGAGGCAACGCAGAAGCCTCCGCAGAGGTTTCACTCAGGCTCAGATCAAGCTTCTTCTAAAGGTCAGGAAAGCTAGGCAAAAAATTGCTCAAGGCAAGAAGGTTGTGGTAAAAACCCATGTAAGGGATATGATCATTCTACCGGAAATGATTGGAGTAACAATCGCCGTATATAATGGCAAGGAGTATGTGCCCATTAGAATTATACCCGAAATGGTTGGCCATTATCTAGGAGAGTTTAGCCCGTCAACTAAGATCGTCCAGCACGGAGAACCAGGGTTGAAAGCTACGAGGTCAAGTCTACACATAGCCCAAAAGTGA
- the cas4 gene encoding CRISPR-associated protein Cas4 yields MEKEKIAFTPTEIKTYFYCPRLYFFELYIKEKPSIKRRIRIALGSLYHILKKYISILRGREAEKTISVELGNYVLTGRMDALEIREQEVIIHEYKSGKGPREGAWLSDYMQALTYAFINIRKGSNNVRIELHYRAKTVNFTVDSESVELLLKALSDMYLVKKYGVFPDPNPTPRKCSKCPYRKTCEKLSEDDALGSWVKEISPVHKLK; encoded by the coding sequence ATGGAGAAAGAGAAAATAGCATTCACTCCCACGGAGATTAAAACATACTTTTACTGCCCTCGACTGTACTTTTTCGAGTTATATATCAAGGAGAAACCTTCTATTAAACGCAGGATTAGAATAGCTTTAGGTTCTCTCTATCACATTCTGAAGAAATATATCAGTATTCTCAGAGGTAGGGAAGCTGAAAAGACTATCTCCGTAGAGCTAGGGAACTACGTTTTAACAGGGCGAATGGATGCTTTAGAGATTCGTGAACAGGAAGTAATCATCCATGAATATAAGAGTGGAAAAGGCCCCCGCGAAGGAGCTTGGCTATCCGACTATATGCAAGCCTTAACATATGCTTTTATCAATATAAGAAAAGGCAGTAACAATGTTAGAATAGAACTACATTACAGAGCTAAAACCGTTAACTTCACCGTTGACTCTGAGTCGGTAGAATTATTGCTGAAAGCCCTTAGTGATATGTACTTAGTGAAGAAATATGGCGTTTTTCCCGATCCCAATCCTACTCCTCGCAAATGCTCAAAGTGCCCTTATAGGAAGACATGTGAAAAGTTGTCAGAAGACGATGCCTTGGGTTCCTGGGTCAAGGAGATTAGCCCTGTTCATAAACTCAAGTAA